In Rutidosis leptorrhynchoides isolate AG116_Rl617_1_P2 chromosome 6, CSIRO_AGI_Rlap_v1, whole genome shotgun sequence, the DNA window ttaattttatttacttATGATCAATATTACTATCTGTTATCTGTTTTCTTGTTGTTTGCTTctattttagggtttatgttatgttTCAGtacattaataatgaatattttaatAACATTACATGCGTTGCATGTATTAATGTGACTTTGTTTTTCCTGCTTTTAATACTTTATTTTCTTATGAATATTACATATGATGAATATTATTATCTATTGTCTGCTGTTTCTTTTTATTTTATGGTTTATGTAATGTTTCTGTTCATCAATGATAAATATTTTTCTAAAAACATTACATGCCCTGCACGTTTTAATTTGAATTGTTTTTTTTCTGATTTCAATACatgattttcttatgaacattacatatgtttattattattatatattttcttttcttttttattgtTTTTTAGGGTTTATGATATATTTCTGTTCACCAATAATAAATATATTGCTAATGACATTGCATGATCAATATTTTGTAATTTTAGGTTCTGGAGCAATTGTTAAACAAGTTGATATATCTTCAATAATTAGAGAAAGTGTTAATGGTTCACAAGAATATTTACCTGTTGTTCCTGATCATTTGAAACCTGTTATTGGTACTTTATTTCAATCGTATGATGCATGTCAGTTGTTTTATGAGTCCTATGGCGAGGCTGGTGGATTTGATACTAAAAGATCTTCGCAAAATAGAAATGCAGCTGGGATTGTTATTTACAAGGTTTTTTGTTGTAATAGATCCGGTACCTCTAGTCATCTCGCCTATGATTCTCTTGTAGATTTTAATCTACCTATTGCTAAAGATTCAGTTGAAGGTGGTGTGGAAGGTGATGTTGAAGGTGACTCAGAAGTTGATGTTGATGGTAATGGTGAATCTAATGTTGAACTTTCTAAAGCTGATAAAAGGAAgaaaagaaagaaggaaaaaaaacCTCTTATTCGTAAAGTTTTCACAATCAAGACTGGTTGTTCTGCATCTCTTAGATGTAAGTTAGCTGGTGATAAGGTGATGATTTGGAAGTTCTATGAAGGTCACAATCATAAGTTAGTTTCTGTAGGTAATAGACAACAAATGAAGATAAACAGAAGGATTGGTTTAGATGACGCGCAAATGTTGTTTGATTTAAATACTAAATCTAATGTTGGTGCTACTACAACTTATAACATTGTCTCAGATCTTAATGGTGGTTTTAGTCTGGTTGGTCCTTCTTCTGTTGATTTTCAAAACTTTAGGCGTGACATGAATCGGTATGTAGGTGAAAGTGATGCACACATTTTTATAGAGAATCTTCTTTGGAAGCAAGAAGTTTTACCAAACTTCACTTGCGAGTATAAATGTGGTAATGATGGTACTTTACTTGGAGTATTCTGGTCTGATTATGTCTCTAAAGTTAATTATCAAGAGTTTGGTGATATCGTGTCTTTTGATGCAACTTACAAGACAAACAAGTAAGTCTTTACTTTTGTTTTTATTAATTTATTCTGTTAACATTCAAtgtgtgtaatattattattaattatgttaaattgtaTTTCAGGTACAAGATGGTGTTTGTTCCTCTTACTGAAATTGATAATCATAAGAAATTTGTGTGTTTTGATGCTGCTCTACTTACTGGTGAAAGTATTGAATCGTTTAACTGGTTTCTAGACTGTTTCTTGAAAACTTTTGGGAATGAACCTTCATTAGTTGTCACCGATCATGATCCTGCAATGAAAGAGGCTATTGATTTGAAATTTAAACATGCAAAACACCGATTGTGCATGTGGCATATAAGTTCCAAAATGCGTGATAAGGTTTTATGTTTTTAACTTTttgttttcttactttttattactTGCCTTTTTTTTTCAACTTTTTTATGTTAGTTTTATATTTTTTAGGTTGACCACGAATTGTATGATACTCCTAATTTTCGCGATCGTATGAATTTAATTTCCTGGAATCAGCAACAAACACCTGAATttaattccataaacccaaaacatcaaaccctaaaccctaaactctaaaccgttcgtgttaaaaactcaatctaaatcctaaatctaaaccctaaatctaaaccctaaaccctaaatttctaaaccctaatatctaaaccctataaaccctaatatctaaaccctaatatctaaaccccaatagctaaaacctcaaaatacgctcgaaaaacacgataattgttatatattacttcttcgagcgtttttccgccaaaataaaaacatttatcacaaagtgtctctactaaatgttcatattttcatctcatctataatgttcgtgaacaaagttttttcaaaaaacgaaaaaaaaaagtttttgcttccccccgcttccccccgaatggttacttccctcttgatcctaccactatatatatatatatatatatatatgttaagttgAAGTTTTATTATTAGCAACCACAAGAATTAACCAACTAAATGACTAAATATATAACTATAATTTATTTTGACAATCAAAAGTATAATTATATCATAATCACTCTGCTATAAATTCATCTCGAAACTTATTTATTAGCATAATCCATCCATTACAATAAGATATTACATAGAAAATGTTGGAAGTTATTCGTTTTCCCCATAAGGCATGGGTGCAATTTCTATTGGTGGAGGTCTAACTGAAGGTATTGGCATATATCCGTAATCCTTTGGTGAAAATCTTGGTTGCTTGTGTCCATTTGGTGGAGGTGAAACTGAAAGCATATGCGACAACCCGTTTTCGTTCGCCCAAAAAGACCCATCATGTCCTTTTGGTGGATCAGGTATAATTGAAGGTAAAGGTACTGGCATTGACCCACCTTCCGTTGCTGAAAGCATATGTGATAAACCGTTTTTATTTGCCGAAAAAGACCCCTCATGTCCTTTTGGTGGATAAGGTATATCTGAAGGTATTGGCATATATCCGTAATCCTTTGGCGAAAATCTCGGTTGCCCGTGTCCTCTTGGTGGAGGTGAGACTGAAAGCATATGTGATAACCCGTTTTCGTTGGGCCAAAAAGACCCCTCTACTAGTGATGTACGAGGTGGTGCTGGCTCATTTGGGTCAGTTTTTGTATGTTGATCAAACTTTAGAACTCGTGAAGCTTGAATCAAATAATGATTTTGAGAAACAAGTAAAAGAAGGAAATATAGAGTGTGCATGAAAGTGGATTTCATGATGATGAACTTTTTTAAGATGTAATTTAGAATTTGATATTTGTTATTATTTGTCACATCGTCCCTTTATATATAAGTACACTGAATGCCTTTTTCCTCAAATTCATTGTCACATGAATATCATTGTACTATCGATTGTCACATGGATATCATTgcaattaaaaaaagaaaaaagaaaaaaaaaagtcatGCTTACTTCCCTAATATAGAAAAATGATCACACTTTCTAAGTATCCAATTTAggcaaaaacaaaaaataaaataaaaaataatcaaATGTTATCATACATGACATGTGATTTAGCAATATTACAAATTTTATCATGCTTGTCTCCTTACTAAAGAAAAGTGTTCAAATTTTTTTCTTGATTAGCGAGAAAATTTCCATATAAACGAGCATATTGGCTCCTCATAAAGGGTAGACCTCGGGTAATCAAACCATCTGAAAGCAACACTTGGTACCGAGTAAATTACGCAttttgcgcaccctctagtcacactctttATCTGAACAACTTGACATAGTTAGGAATCAAATCTCAATGGTGTGCTAATGTAAAGAATCGTGGCCAAACAGAAAATCACAATTAAACACACAAAAGCTCTATGGCTTGTTCTTTATTCACgtagaataataataatcaagAAAAAAAACTGACTTCGAAAACAAAATCAATCCAAGATATAAATGCTAAACAAAATAACTATAAAATAGGAAAcacaataaaagataaaaattaagtttgactaaaaggatAACTCTAGAATTCTCGTTTCCTCTAGAATCCTTGTTTCTTCATTCTTAAGTCAGCCAGGATTAATATTCCATATATTAATTCTCAGCCCAACATTTAAAATATTATCAGCCCACTTTGAACCGATTGTACTTCTTAGGCCCATGACAATTTCAACAGCATGTTCACTCGTATCTGCATCATCCTCTCCTTCTTCGgaaagactcgtcctcgagtctacaTCATCGTCACACACATACGGGGATAATTGTGCAACATTAAAAGTGGCGGAGACATTATAATGACCCGGGAGCTCTACCTTGTAGGTGTTGTCCTTAACGCGCTCCAAAATAC includes these proteins:
- the LOC139854041 gene encoding protein FAR1-RELATED SEQUENCE 5-like, producing MASSSICASDSTSRVEGSTSVAASSGFDSAQSDAECSGAIVKQVDISSIIRESVNGSQEYLPVVPDHLKPVIGTLFQSYDACQLFYESYGEAGGFDTKRSSQNRNAAGIVIYKVFCCNRSGTSSHLAYDSLVDFNLPIAKDSVEGGVEGDVEGDSEVDVDGNGESNVELSKADKRKKRKKEKKPLIRKVFTIKTGCSASLRCKLAGDKVMIWKFYEGHNHKLVSVGNRQQMKINRRIGLDDAQMLFDLNTKSNVGATTTYNIVSDLNGGFSLVGPSSVDFQNFRRDMNRYVGESDAHIFIENLLWKQEVLPNFTCEYKCGNDGTLLGVFWSDYVSKVNYQEFGDIVSFDATYKTNKYKMVFVPLTEIDNHKKFVCFDAALLTGESIESFNWFLDCFLKTFGNEPSLVVTDHDPAMKEAIDLKFKHAKHRLCMWHISSKMRDKVLCF